The Priestia megaterium genome contains a region encoding:
- a CDS encoding HU family DNA-binding protein: MKKAELIDAVATKTELTKQDSKKAVDALFETISNTLAKEEKIQLLGFGTFEVRQRAERTGRNPQTGEEMTIPASKVPAFKPGKELKAAVK; the protein is encoded by the coding sequence ATGAAAAAAGCTGAATTAATCGATGCAGTTGCAACAAAAACAGAACTAACGAAACAAGATTCAAAAAAAGCTGTAGATGCGTTGTTCGAAACGATTTCTAATACACTTGCAAAAGAAGAGAAAATTCAACTACTTGGCTTTGGTACATTTGAAGTACGTCAGCGTGCCGAGCGTACAGGTCGTAATCCTCAAACTGGCGAGGAAATGACAATTCCGGCTTCAAAGGTTCCTGCTTTTAAACCAGGAAAAGAGTTAAAAGCAGCTGTTAAATAA
- the acpP gene encoding acyl carrier protein: protein MTKEEILVKGKQIIVERLAVEEEKINLESNFKEDLGADSLDIVELIMELEDQFELEIPDEEAENFSTVGEVVDYFYNHLQGKLVK, encoded by the coding sequence ATGACAAAAGAAGAAATTTTAGTAAAAGGTAAACAAATTATCGTAGAACGCTTAGCAGTTGAAGAAGAAAAAATCAATTTAGAGTCTAATTTTAAAGAAGATCTTGGTGCTGACTCTCTTGACATTGTAGAGTTAATCATGGAGTTAGAAGATCAATTCGAATTAGAAATTCCAGATGAAGAAGCTGAAAATTTTTCTACTGTTGGAGAAGTAGTTGATTATTTCTATAATCACCTTCAAGGAAAATTAGTTAAGTAA
- a CDS encoding MMPL family transporter: MLDKRTYHFRKLIIVLWVLGVVVLGTCASKLPNILVGDGFETDGTYAKVQDILKEDFKSPNSTLILLFEKKQNVNEEEMKSFIEDTLNNIKDTKGLVEVKSPNEKKEQRKDNLAYATLGFDKDFHDMKYILEELNKKIKDSKNIEVGLTGTALVNEDLNTASQHDLKQAEMIGLPIALVVLLLAFGGLVAASIPLIIGIVSVVSSMGVLYLIGQELDLSIFVLNIVPMIGLALGIDFSLIFINRFREELKSGNIQEAIAVSVRTAGRSIAFSGLCVLLGLSGMLFIQVEIFKTVAIGGMVVVLVSVLSALTFLPALLAVIGKNINSLMIIKVKETERNKWYSFAKFVMKRPVIMTLLGFSILLMGVIPVSNIKLSIPDASSLPKDYETRTAYEKYEQEFVGKNNSEVVIIAEANKEITEKESLKQIESLIKSLKEEKIVTNINSIFSSTKNPDSDKLYAMLQDPQAKQNIQPILNKLVKKDKTILTVQLNESFDSEKAQNFVRKWDGQDGDVKLLVGGLPKFNQEIYDEIFDNIGYGLAITLSSTFLILMLAFRSIIIPLKAIIMNVISLSATFGILVWLFQEGMFGLDKVDSIGLMIPVFIFGIVFGLSMDYEVFLISRIHEIYEKTGDNNKATLEGLTSTSKIITSAALIMIVVTGAFAFTGVVPVKQMGIGIALSIFIDATIVRMLIVPSLMKLMGDKNWWFPKILKAKLKNNVFKH, from the coding sequence ATGCTAGATAAGAGGACGTATCATTTTCGAAAGTTAATAATTGTATTATGGGTACTAGGAGTGGTTGTATTAGGCACATGTGCTTCTAAACTGCCAAATATTCTTGTGGGTGATGGTTTTGAAACTGACGGTACATATGCAAAAGTACAAGACATATTAAAGGAAGATTTTAAATCACCAAATTCAACTTTAATACTCCTATTTGAAAAGAAACAAAATGTAAATGAAGAAGAAATGAAATCATTTATCGAAGATACTTTAAACAATATAAAGGACACAAAAGGTCTAGTCGAAGTTAAATCTCCTAATGAGAAGAAGGAACAACGTAAAGATAACTTAGCCTATGCAACATTAGGTTTTGATAAAGACTTCCATGATATGAAATATATTTTAGAGGAGCTTAATAAAAAAATCAAAGACAGCAAAAATATAGAAGTAGGCTTAACAGGAACAGCACTTGTCAATGAAGATTTGAATACAGCGAGTCAACATGATTTGAAGCAAGCTGAAATGATTGGTTTACCAATTGCCTTAGTTGTCTTATTGCTTGCATTTGGAGGACTTGTCGCAGCTTCAATTCCACTTATTATTGGAATTGTATCTGTAGTTTCCTCAATGGGTGTGTTATACCTTATAGGTCAAGAACTAGATTTATCGATCTTTGTATTAAATATTGTTCCGATGATTGGTTTAGCCCTTGGAATCGATTTCTCTTTAATATTTATTAATCGCTTTAGAGAAGAATTGAAAAGTGGAAATATCCAAGAAGCTATAGCAGTATCCGTAAGGACAGCTGGAAGGTCCATCGCCTTTTCTGGTTTGTGTGTTCTCCTCGGCCTCTCCGGAATGCTATTTATCCAAGTTGAAATATTCAAAACAGTTGCTATTGGTGGTATGGTAGTAGTTCTTGTTTCTGTTCTATCCGCATTAACATTCTTACCTGCTTTATTAGCTGTAATTGGTAAGAATATTAACAGCTTAATGATTATTAAAGTAAAAGAAACAGAAAGAAATAAGTGGTATTCCTTTGCAAAGTTCGTTATGAAACGTCCAGTCATTATGACTCTTTTAGGCTTCTCGATTCTTTTGATGGGAGTTATTCCAGTATCTAATATTAAATTAAGCATTCCTGATGCTTCTTCGCTTCCAAAAGATTATGAAACAAGAACTGCATATGAAAAATACGAACAAGAATTTGTAGGGAAGAACAATTCGGAAGTTGTTATTATAGCTGAGGCTAATAAAGAAATAACAGAAAAGGAGTCTTTAAAGCAAATTGAATCCCTAATTAAAAGTTTGAAAGAAGAAAAAATCGTAACAAATATCAATTCCATTTTTTCTTCAACCAAAAACCCTGATTCTGATAAGCTTTATGCTATGCTACAAGACCCGCAAGCAAAACAAAACATACAACCTATACTTAATAAATTAGTAAAGAAAGACAAAACAATTTTAACAGTGCAATTAAATGAAAGTTTTGATTCTGAAAAAGCACAAAATTTTGTCCGTAAATGGGATGGGCAAGATGGGGACGTTAAGCTTTTAGTTGGCGGGTTACCGAAATTTAATCAAGAAATTTATGATGAAATTTTTGATAATATTGGTTATGGTTTAGCTATCACGCTTTCTTCTACTTTTTTGATTTTAATGTTAGCGTTCCGTTCCATCATAATTCCTCTAAAAGCGATTATCATGAATGTTATCAGCTTAAGTGCTACATTTGGAATTTTAGTTTGGCTATTTCAAGAGGGGATGTTCGGATTAGATAAGGTAGATTCCATTGGGCTTATGATACCAGTATTTATTTTTGGTATTGTATTTGGGTTATCAATGGACTATGAAGTATTCTTGATTTCAAGAATACATGAAATCTACGAAAAAACAGGGGATAATAATAAGGCTACTTTAGAAGGACTCACTTCCACTAGCAAAATTATTACTTCTGCAGCACTAATCATGATAGTTGTTACCGGAGCTTTTGCTTTTACAGGCGTTGTTCCAGTAAAACAAATGGGAATTGGAATAGCATTATCGATTTTTATTGATGCAACAATAGTACGCATGCTAATAGTACCATCATTAATGAAATTAATGGGCGATAAAAACTGGTGGTTCCCAAAAATCTTAAAAGCAAAGCTTAAAAATAATGTATTTAAACATTAG
- a CDS encoding alpha/beta-type small acid-soluble spore protein: MANNQKNNRTNNLVVPSFAQAVNQMKQEIAQEFGVQLGPDTTARANGSVGGEITKRLVALAEQQLGEYNK, encoded by the coding sequence ATGGCAAACAATCAAAAGAATAATCGTACAAACAATTTAGTGGTTCCTAGTTTCGCACAAGCAGTTAATCAAATGAAACAAGAAATTGCACAAGAATTTGGCGTACAACTGGGCCCTGATACAACGGCTCGTGCTAATGGCTCCGTTGGTGGAGAAATTACAAAACGTCTTGTAGCATTAGCTGAACAACAACTTGGCGAATACAACAAATAA
- a CDS encoding beta-ketoacyl-ACP synthase 3 yields the protein MFKVKISGIGKTVGSRVVASTELEKVMDVKPGWIEKATGIKSRNYVDFENGETALTLGVSAAKKAVEDAGITLDKIDCIIGANGSPLQAIPCAAALYQQELGLGDSGVPSFDIDTTCYSFGVALFLASGLVDSGLYKNILIISADAPSPTLDITDNEVRALFGDGAGAVVLTKTSEDEPSRVHHFKMNTYGSGASFTEVRGGGTLKHPNHPETTPLDNVFHMEGKKIFKYAVRYLPSYFESFFVDSGINQKELKFILPHQTSKHGIDIFRKFGFASEQIASHLSIHGNCIAASIPMLLHDYIKNGEIKRGDQILLFGTSAGLSLGGLALTY from the coding sequence ATGTTTAAGGTCAAGATTTCTGGCATTGGTAAGACAGTCGGGTCAAGAGTTGTAGCGAGTACGGAACTAGAAAAAGTAATGGATGTAAAGCCTGGTTGGATTGAAAAAGCAACAGGAATTAAATCACGTAACTATGTAGACTTTGAAAATGGAGAAACTGCATTAACGTTAGGTGTAAGTGCTGCTAAGAAAGCAGTTGAAGATGCAGGGATTACTCTTGATAAAATCGATTGCATCATCGGTGCCAATGGTTCTCCACTTCAGGCGATTCCATGTGCAGCTGCGCTCTATCAACAGGAGTTAGGTTTAGGTGATAGTGGTGTACCGTCATTCGATATAGACACTACATGTTACAGTTTCGGTGTTGCATTATTTTTAGCGTCTGGTCTTGTTGATTCTGGTTTATATAAGAACATACTTATCATCAGTGCTGATGCACCAAGTCCGACATTAGATATTACTGATAATGAAGTTCGTGCATTATTCGGTGATGGTGCAGGGGCAGTAGTTCTAACAAAAACAAGTGAGGATGAACCAAGCAGAGTTCATCATTTCAAGATGAATACATACGGATCAGGTGCAAGTTTCACTGAAGTAAGAGGTGGCGGCACATTAAAGCATCCTAACCATCCTGAAACAACACCACTAGATAATGTTTTCCATATGGAAGGCAAGAAAATTTTTAAATATGCTGTTAGATATCTTCCGAGTTACTTTGAAAGTTTCTTTGTTGATTCTGGTATTAATCAGAAGGAATTAAAATTTATTCTTCCTCATCAAACAAGCAAGCATGGAATCGATATTTTCAGAAAATTCGGTTTTGCTTCAGAACAAATTGCTAGTCATTTAAGTATACATGGTAACTGTATCGCAGCTTCAATTCCAATGTTATTACACGATTACATCAAGAACGGTGAAATTAAGCGAGGCGATCAAATTCTATTATTTGGTACATCAGCCGGCCTTTCTTTAGGTGGGTTAGCTTTAACATACTAA
- a CDS encoding M4 family metallopeptidase, which produces MKKKAVCLSLALSISFGTFIASSPNVSAAESTIKFNSKYKTPSFIIENNKNFKNPTTNKKNIVFSYLDSRKKVFKLDEGAKNEFSILKEETDKKNKTHHYKLIQKHKNIPMYGFNQTISLDKNNNVKAFFGQVSPDLENKNIPTVAAFSADKAVRIAQKDIENKIGKVDHYDAKPSHQLYIYEYKNKYYLAYVIKASTSTPSPGFWHYFIDATNGKIINQYNAIDEVTGKGTGVLGNKETFEVTNKNNNYFLADETRGNGINTFNALNINEIIYQILSQTTGFTGFEIRSKTQNFSDPVAVDAHVNAEKVYDYYKNVFGRNSLDNAGMKLNSTVHVGSKWNNAAWNGAQMMYGDGDGKTFIPFSAGLDVVAHEITHGVTEHTAQLEYQNESGALNESLSDIMGAMVDRNDWEVGEDIYTPTITNDSLRSLKDPASQGYPDHYSKRYIGSEDNGGVHTNSSINNKAAYLISEGGTHYGVKVEGVGRKATEQIYYRALTNYLTATSNFSMMRQAAIQSATDLYGEKSKEVTAVTKAYNAVGIN; this is translated from the coding sequence TTGAAGAAAAAAGCAGTATGTCTTTCGTTAGCTTTATCTATTAGTTTTGGTACATTTATAGCCAGTAGCCCCAATGTATCCGCAGCAGAGAGTACTATAAAGTTCAATTCCAAATATAAAACACCGTCATTTATCATCGAAAACAATAAAAATTTTAAAAACCCTACTACTAACAAAAAAAATATTGTTTTTTCTTATTTAGACTCTAGGAAAAAAGTCTTTAAATTAGATGAAGGGGCTAAAAATGAGTTTTCTATATTAAAAGAGGAAACGGATAAAAAAAACAAAACTCATCATTATAAATTAATTCAAAAGCATAAAAATATACCTATGTATGGTTTCAATCAAACAATTTCTTTGGACAAAAACAATAACGTTAAAGCATTTTTTGGACAAGTTTCCCCTGATTTAGAAAATAAGAATATTCCTACGGTTGCCGCTTTTTCAGCTGATAAAGCAGTTAGGATTGCACAAAAAGATATTGAAAATAAAATAGGTAAGGTTGATCACTATGATGCAAAACCTAGTCATCAACTTTATATCTATGAATATAAAAATAAATATTACCTTGCTTACGTTATCAAAGCTTCTACTTCTACTCCATCTCCAGGATTTTGGCATTATTTTATTGATGCTACAAATGGAAAAATAATTAATCAGTACAATGCAATTGACGAGGTTACTGGTAAAGGAACAGGAGTTTTAGGAAATAAGGAAACTTTTGAAGTTACTAATAAAAATAATAACTATTTTCTAGCAGATGAGACTAGAGGCAATGGGATTAACACATTTAATGCACTAAATATAAACGAAATAATTTACCAGATACTTTCACAAACCACAGGATTCACTGGTTTCGAAATTAGAAGTAAAACTCAGAATTTTAGTGATCCTGTAGCAGTTGATGCACATGTGAATGCTGAAAAGGTGTACGATTATTATAAAAATGTATTTGGACGTAATTCACTGGATAATGCAGGTATGAAATTGAACTCTACGGTACACGTAGGATCCAAATGGAATAATGCAGCATGGAATGGTGCGCAAATGATGTATGGTGATGGTGATGGAAAAACATTTATTCCTTTTTCTGCGGGTTTAGATGTGGTGGCCCATGAAATCACTCACGGAGTAACCGAACACACGGCACAATTGGAATACCAAAATGAATCAGGTGCCTTAAATGAGTCATTATCCGATATTATGGGAGCCATGGTAGACCGAAACGATTGGGAAGTTGGTGAAGATATCTACACGCCAACTATTACAAATGATTCCCTCCGTTCACTAAAAGATCCAGCTTCTCAGGGTTATCCTGATCATTACAGTAAACGATATATTGGATCAGAAGATAATGGAGGTGTTCATACTAACTCATCGATTAATAATAAGGCTGCTTATCTTATATCCGAAGGTGGCACACATTATGGAGTAAAGGTAGAGGGTGTTGGTCGTAAAGCAACAGAACAAATCTATTATCGGGCGTTGACAAATTATCTAACAGCTACTTCCAATTTTAGTATGATGCGTCAAGCAGCTATTCAATCTGCAACAGACCTTTATGGAGAAAAATCAAAAGAAGTTACGGCAGTAACTAAAGCATATAATGCAGTGGGAATAAATTGA
- a CDS encoding YolD-like family protein, which translates to MILKALRKKGVITINYYQNGLLQTCKGRVSDLNLHDQTLSLEDEQHNIFSIRLTGITEIH; encoded by the coding sequence ATGATATTGAAAGCATTAAGAAAGAAAGGTGTCATTACCATTAATTATTATCAAAACGGTTTATTACAAACATGTAAGGGACGTGTAAGTGATCTTAATCTTCATGACCAAACTCTTTCTCTAGAAGATGAACAACACAATATATTCTCTATTCGTTTAACAGGCATTACTGAAATTCATTAA